The proteins below come from a single Pseudomonas chlororaphis genomic window:
- a CDS encoding NADH dehydrogenase (Catalyzes the transfer of electrons from NADH to quinone): MNSTLIQTDRFALSETERSAIEHELHHYEDPRAASIEALKIVQKERGWVPDGALYAIGEILGIPASDVEGVATFYSQIFRQPVGRHIIRVCDSMVCYIGGHESVVSEIQGKLGIGLGQTTADGRFTLLPVCCLGNCDKAPALMIDDDTFGDVKPEGVAKLLEGYV, translated from the coding sequence ATGAACAGCACGCTTATCCAGACAGACCGTTTCGCCCTCAGCGAAACCGAGCGCTCGGCCATCGAGCACGAGCTGCATCACTACGAAGACCCGCGCGCGGCGTCGATCGAAGCCTTGAAGATCGTCCAGAAGGAACGTGGCTGGGTGCCTGACGGCGCGCTCTACGCCATCGGCGAGATCCTCGGCATCCCGGCCAGCGATGTCGAGGGCGTCGCCACCTTCTACAGCCAGATCTTCCGCCAGCCGGTGGGCCGCCACATCATTCGCGTCTGCGACAGCATGGTCTGCTACATCGGCGGCCACGAGTCCGTGGTCAGCGAGATCCAGGGCAAGCTGGGCATCGGCCTGGGCCAGACCACCGCCGACGGCCGCTTCACGCTGTTGCCGGTGTGCTGCCTGGGCAACTGCGACAAGGCACCGGCGCTGATGATCGACGACGACACGTTCGGTGACGTCAAGCCTGAAGGCGTCGCCAAACTGCTGGAGGGCTACGTATGA
- a CDS encoding NADH dehydrogenase: MTLTSFGPANRIQRSAETHPLTWRLRDDGEAVWLDEYQAKNGYAAARKAFADMAADDIVQTVKDSGLKGRGGAGFPTGVKWGLMPKDESINIRYLLCNADEMEPNTWKDRMLMEQLPHLLIEGMLISARALKTYRGYIFLRGEYTTAARHLNRAVEEAKAAGLLGKNILGSGFDFELFVHTGAGRYICGEETALINSLEGRRANPRSKPPFPAAVGVWGKPTCVNNVETLCNVPAIIADGVDWYKSLARDGSEDMGTKLMGFSGRVKNPGLWELPFGVTARELFEDYAGGMRDGYTLKCWQPGGAGTGFLLPEHLDAQMYAGGIAKVGTRMGTGLAMAVDNSVNMVSLLRNMEQFFARESCGFCTPCRDGLPWSVKLLMAIENGQGQPGDIETLLGLVGFLGPGKTFCAHAPGAVEPLGSAIKYFRPEFEAGIAPTRAGDLNQVVTPTMVGA, from the coding sequence ATGACCCTGACTTCCTTCGGGCCCGCCAACCGCATCCAGCGTTCGGCCGAAACCCATCCCCTGACCTGGCGCCTGCGCGACGACGGCGAAGCCGTGTGGCTGGACGAGTACCAGGCCAAGAACGGCTATGCCGCCGCGCGCAAGGCGTTCGCCGACATGGCCGCGGACGACATTGTCCAGACCGTGAAGGACTCCGGCCTCAAGGGCCGCGGTGGTGCGGGCTTCCCCACGGGCGTGAAGTGGGGCCTGATGCCCAAGGACGAATCCATCAATATCCGCTACCTGCTGTGCAACGCGGACGAGATGGAACCCAACACCTGGAAAGACCGCATGCTGATGGAGCAACTGCCCCATCTGCTGATCGAAGGCATGCTGATCAGTGCTCGCGCGCTGAAGACCTACCGCGGCTACATCTTCCTGCGTGGCGAATACACCACCGCCGCCAGGCACCTCAACCGTGCCGTGGAAGAAGCCAAGGCCGCGGGCCTGCTGGGCAAGAACATCCTGGGCAGCGGCTTCGATTTCGAGCTGTTCGTCCACACCGGTGCCGGGCGCTACATCTGCGGTGAAGAAACCGCGCTGATCAACTCCCTGGAAGGCCGCCGCGCCAACCCACGCTCCAAGCCGCCCTTCCCTGCCGCCGTGGGCGTGTGGGGCAAGCCGACCTGCGTGAACAACGTCGAGACGCTGTGCAACGTGCCGGCAATCATTGCCGACGGCGTGGACTGGTACAAATCCCTGGCCCGCGACGGCAGCGAAGACATGGGCACCAAGCTCATGGGCTTCTCCGGCCGAGTCAAGAACCCGGGCCTGTGGGAACTGCCATTCGGCGTCACCGCGCGCGAGCTGTTCGAGGACTACGCCGGCGGCATGCGCGACGGCTACACGCTCAAGTGCTGGCAGCCAGGCGGCGCCGGTACCGGCTTCCTGTTGCCGGAACACCTGGACGCACAAATGTACGCCGGCGGCATCGCCAAGGTGGGCACCCGGATGGGTACCGGCCTGGCCATGGCGGTGGACAACAGCGTCAACATGGTGTCGCTGCTGCGCAACATGGAGCAGTTCTTTGCCCGTGAATCCTGCGGCTTCTGCACCCCTTGCCGTGACGGCCTGCCGTGGAGCGTCAAGCTGCTGATGGCCATCGAGAACGGCCAAGGCCAGCCTGGCGACATCGAGACCCTGCTGGGCCTGGTGGGTTTCCTCGGCCCAGGCAAGACCTTCTGTGCTCACGCACCGGGTGCCGTGGAGCCGTTGGGCAGCGCAATCAAATACTTCCGCCCTGAATTCGAGGCCGGCATCGCGCCAACCCGCGCCGGTGACCTCAATCAGGTGGTCACGCCGACCATGGTCGGCGCGTAA
- a CDS encoding NADH dehydrogenase (Catalyzes the transfer of electrons from NADH to quinone): MATIHVDGKALEVDGADNLLQACLSLGLDIPYFCWHPALGSVGACRQCAVKQYTDENDTRGRIVMSCMTPATDNTWISIDDEESKAFRASVVEWLMTNHPHDCPVCEEGGHCHLQDMTVMTGHNERRYRFKKRTHQNQQLGPFISHEMNRCIACYRCVRFYKDYAGGTDLGVFGAHDNVYFGRVEDGTLESEFSGNLTEVCPTGVFTDKTHSERYNRKWDMQFSPSICHGCSSGCNISPGERYGELRRIENRYNGSVNQYFLCDRGRFGYGYVNRTDRPRQPLLAGGTKLSLDEALDKAADLLRGRNIVGIGSPRASLESNYALRELVGAEHFYSGIEATELERIRLVLQVLKDSPLPVPTMRDIEDHDAVFVLGEDLTQTAARMALALRQSVKGKAEDMADAMRVQPWLDAAVKNIGQHALNPLFIASLAETKLDDVAEECVHAAPDDLARIGFAVAHALDASAPAVEGLDSEAAELVQRIADALLAAKRPLIIAGTSLGSKALIEAAANIAKALKLREKNGSISLVVPEANSLGLAMLGGESVDAALQAVIDGNADAIVVLENDLYTRTDKARVDAALNAAKTVIVADHQKTATTDRAQLVLPAASFAEGDGTLVSQEGRAQRFFQVFDPQYLDASILVHEGWRWLHALRATLLNQPIDWTQLDHVTAACASSSPQLAAIVDAAPSAAFRIKGMKLAREPLRYSGRTAMRANISVHEPRTPQDQDTPFAFSMEGYSGSAEPRSQVPFAWSPGWNSPQAWNKFQDEVGGHLRAGDPGKRLIESQGDGLSWFASVPRAFNPAPGTWQVVPFHHLFGSEENSSKAAPVQERIPAAYVALAKSEADRLGVNDGALLSLNVAGQTLRLPLRINEALGAGLVALPAGLAGIPPAIFGKTVDGLQEAAQ; encoded by the coding sequence ATGGCCACTATCCACGTAGACGGCAAAGCGCTCGAAGTCGACGGGGCAGACAACCTGTTACAGGCATGTCTGTCGCTGGGCCTCGACATTCCTTATTTCTGCTGGCACCCCGCCCTTGGCAGCGTCGGCGCCTGTCGCCAGTGCGCAGTCAAGCAATACACCGACGAGAACGACACCCGTGGTCGGATCGTCATGTCCTGCATGACCCCCGCCACCGACAACACCTGGATCTCCATCGACGATGAAGAATCCAAGGCGTTTCGCGCCAGCGTCGTCGAATGGCTGATGACCAACCACCCGCACGACTGCCCGGTCTGTGAGGAAGGCGGTCACTGCCACCTGCAAGACATGACGGTGATGACCGGCCACAACGAGCGCCGTTATCGCTTCAAGAAACGCACCCACCAGAACCAGCAACTGGGCCCGTTCATTTCCCACGAGATGAACCGCTGCATCGCCTGCTACCGCTGCGTGCGTTTCTACAAGGACTACGCCGGCGGTACCGACCTGGGCGTGTTCGGCGCCCACGACAACGTGTACTTCGGACGCGTTGAAGACGGCACCCTGGAAAGCGAGTTCTCCGGCAACCTCACCGAGGTCTGCCCGACCGGCGTGTTCACCGACAAGACCCACTCCGAGCGCTACAACCGCAAGTGGGACATGCAGTTCTCGCCGAGCATCTGCCACGGCTGCTCCAGCGGTTGCAACATCTCCCCGGGCGAGCGCTACGGCGAACTGCGTCGCATCGAGAACCGCTACAACGGTTCGGTGAACCAGTACTTCCTCTGTGACCGCGGCCGTTTCGGCTACGGCTACGTCAACCGCACCGACCGTCCGCGCCAACCGCTGTTGGCGGGCGGCACCAAGCTGAGCCTGGACGAAGCACTGGACAAGGCCGCCGACCTGCTGCGCGGCCGCAATATCGTCGGCATCGGTTCGCCACGGGCCAGCCTGGAAAGCAACTACGCGTTGCGTGAACTGGTCGGTGCCGAACATTTCTACAGCGGTATCGAAGCCACCGAGCTGGAGCGCATCCGCCTGGTGCTGCAAGTGCTCAAGGACAGCCCGCTGCCCGTGCCGACGATGCGCGACATCGAAGACCACGACGCCGTGTTCGTCCTTGGCGAAGACCTGACCCAGACCGCCGCGCGCATGGCCCTGGCCCTGCGCCAGTCGGTCAAGGGCAAGGCCGAGGACATGGCCGACGCCATGCGCGTGCAGCCTTGGCTCGACGCCGCGGTGAAAAACATCGGCCAGCACGCGCTGAACCCGCTGTTCATCGCCAGCCTCGCCGAAACCAAGCTCGACGACGTCGCCGAAGAATGCGTGCATGCCGCGCCTGACGACCTGGCCCGCATCGGCTTTGCCGTCGCCCACGCCCTGGACGCCAGTGCACCGGCCGTCGAAGGCCTCGACAGCGAAGCCGCCGAACTGGTGCAGCGCATCGCCGACGCCCTGCTGGCCGCCAAGCGTCCGTTGATCATTGCCGGCACGTCCTTGGGTTCCAAGGCGTTGATCGAAGCCGCCGCCAACATCGCCAAGGCCTTGAAGCTGCGCGAGAAGAACGGCTCCATCAGCCTGGTCGTGCCGGAAGCCAACAGCCTCGGCCTGGCCATGCTCGGTGGCGAATCGGTGGATGCAGCCCTGCAAGCGGTGATCGACGGTAACGCCGACGCCATCGTGGTGCTGGAAAACGACCTCTACACCCGGACCGACAAGGCCCGTGTGGACGCCGCCCTGAACGCCGCGAAAACCGTGATCGTCGCCGACCACCAGAAGACCGCCACCACCGACCGTGCCCAGCTGGTGTTGCCGGCGGCGAGCTTTGCCGAAGGCGACGGCACGCTGGTCAGCCAGGAAGGTCGCGCCCAGCGCTTCTTCCAGGTCTTCGACCCGCAATACCTGGACGCCAGCATCCTGGTCCACGAAGGCTGGCGCTGGCTGCATGCCCTGCGCGCCACCCTGCTGAACCAGCCGATCGACTGGACCCAACTGGATCACGTCACCGCCGCCTGCGCGTCGAGCAGCCCGCAACTGGCTGCCATCGTCGACGCCGCGCCGTCCGCCGCGTTCCGCATCAAGGGCATGAAGCTGGCCCGCGAGCCGCTGCGTTACTCCGGCCGCACGGCCATGCGCGCCAACATCAGCGTGCACGAACCGCGCACCCCGCAAGACCAGGACACCCCATTCGCCTTCTCCATGGAAGGTTACTCGGGCTCCGCCGAACCGCGCTCGCAAGTGCCGTTCGCCTGGTCGCCGGGCTGGAACTCGCCGCAAGCCTGGAACAAGTTCCAGGACGAGGTCGGCGGTCACCTGCGTGCCGGTGACCCGGGCAAGCGCCTGATCGAAAGCCAGGGCGATGGCCTCAGCTGGTTCGCCAGCGTGCCGCGCGCCTTCAACCCGGCACCAGGGACCTGGCAGGTCGTGCCGTTCCATCACCTGTTCGGCAGCGAAGAGAACTCTTCCAAGGCCGCACCGGTGCAGGAGCGCATCCCGGCCGCCTACGTGGCGCTGGCCAAGTCCGAAGCCGATCGCCTGGGCGTCAACGACGGGGCCCTGCTGAGCCTGAACGTGGCGGGCCAGACCCTGCGTCTGCCGCTGCGTATCAATGAAGCACTGGGCGCCGGCCTGGTGGCGTTGCCCGCCGGCCTGGCCGGCATCCCACCGGCGATATTCGGCAAAACCGTCGACGGTCTGCAGGAGGCAGCGCAATGA